A single Cryptosporangium aurantiacum DNA region contains:
- a CDS encoding carbohydrate ABC transporter permease, producing MRAKPLLGLLAWIVGITFFLPVAWMVLTAFHSEQDAATNPPSIAADLTLDGFREFFGATSGASPWPPLINSATASIVSTLLVLALSIPAAYALSIRPVRKWTDVLFFFLSTKMLPVVAGLLPIYLIAQQAGMLDNIWTLVILYTSMNLPIAVWMMRSFLAEVPIEILEAAAIDGAGLVTVLRRVIVPVAMPGIAATALICFIFSWNEMLFARVLTGVVAQTAPVFLTSFVTSQGLFLAKVCAAATVISLPVLAAGFAAQDKLVQGLSLGAVK from the coding sequence ATGAGGGCAAAACCGCTCCTCGGCCTGCTGGCCTGGATCGTCGGCATCACGTTCTTCCTGCCGGTGGCCTGGATGGTGCTCACCGCGTTCCACAGCGAGCAGGACGCCGCCACCAACCCACCCTCGATCGCCGCCGACCTGACGCTCGACGGCTTCCGCGAGTTCTTCGGCGCCACCAGCGGAGCTTCGCCGTGGCCACCGCTGATCAACTCGGCGACCGCGTCGATCGTCTCCACGCTGCTCGTGCTCGCGCTCTCGATCCCGGCGGCCTACGCGCTCTCGATCCGGCCGGTCCGCAAGTGGACCGACGTGCTGTTCTTCTTCCTCTCGACAAAGATGCTGCCGGTCGTCGCCGGTCTGCTGCCGATCTACCTGATCGCCCAGCAGGCCGGGATGCTCGACAACATCTGGACGCTGGTCATCCTCTACACGTCGATGAACCTGCCGATCGCGGTCTGGATGATGCGGTCGTTCCTCGCCGAGGTGCCGATCGAGATCCTGGAGGCAGCCGCGATCGACGGCGCCGGGCTGGTCACCGTGCTTCGGCGGGTGATCGTGCCGGTGGCGATGCCGGGCATCGCGGCCACCGCGCTCATCTGCTTCATCTTCAGCTGGAACGAAATGCTGTTCGCCCGGGTCCTCACCGGGGTCGTGGCACAGACCGCTCCGGTGTTCCTGACCAGCTTCGTCACCAGCCAGGGCCTGTTCCTGGCCAAGGTGTGCGCCGCCGCGACGGTGATCTCGCTGCCGGTGCTGGCCGCCGGGTTCGCCGCCCAGGACAAGTTGGTCCAGGGTCTCTCGCTCGGCGCTGTCAAGTGA
- a CDS encoding ABC transporter substrate-binding protein translates to MALSACSGAGGGGTSSDGKTVNVLMVNNPQMLDIQKLTADNFTKETGIKVNYTVLPENDVRDKISQEFSSQAGQYDVATISNFEVPSYAKNNWLAPLDDYVSKDSEFDQDDVLGSMTKSLTAEDGKLYAEPFYGESSFLMYRKDVFQAKGLTMPEKPTWQQVADLAAKVDNAQPGMRGICLRGLPGWGEVFAPLTTVVNTFGGTWFEKDWTPKVNAPEFQQATQFYVDLVRKHGESGAPQAGFTECLNNMQQGKVAMWYDATSAAGSLEASDSPVSGKLGYVEAPVVKTKSSGWLYTWAWGIQKASKRQDNAWKFISWASSKKYEELVGTKLGWAKVPSGKRQSLYDNPKYQEAASAFYKVTDLAITNADPENPGVQPRPAPGIQFVGIPEFTDLGTQVSQEVSAAIAGRQSVKEALDKGQELAQKVADKYK, encoded by the coding sequence ATGGCGCTCAGCGCCTGTAGCGGCGCGGGCGGCGGTGGTACGTCGAGCGACGGCAAGACCGTCAACGTCCTGATGGTCAACAACCCCCAGATGCTCGACATCCAGAAGCTGACCGCGGACAACTTCACCAAAGAGACCGGCATCAAGGTCAACTACACGGTCCTGCCGGAGAATGACGTCCGGGACAAGATCAGCCAGGAGTTCTCCAGTCAGGCCGGTCAGTACGACGTCGCGACGATCTCGAACTTCGAGGTGCCGTCGTACGCGAAGAACAACTGGCTCGCGCCGCTCGACGACTACGTGAGCAAGGACAGCGAGTTCGACCAGGACGACGTCCTCGGCTCGATGACGAAGTCGCTGACCGCGGAGGACGGCAAGCTCTACGCCGAGCCGTTCTACGGCGAGTCCTCGTTCCTCATGTACCGCAAGGACGTGTTCCAGGCCAAGGGTCTGACGATGCCGGAGAAGCCGACCTGGCAGCAGGTCGCCGACCTCGCCGCCAAGGTCGACAACGCACAGCCCGGCATGCGCGGCATCTGCCTCCGTGGCCTGCCCGGCTGGGGTGAGGTGTTCGCGCCGCTGACCACCGTCGTCAACACGTTCGGCGGTACCTGGTTCGAGAAGGACTGGACGCCGAAGGTCAACGCGCCGGAGTTCCAGCAGGCCACGCAGTTCTATGTGGATCTGGTCCGCAAGCACGGCGAGTCGGGCGCTCCGCAGGCCGGCTTCACCGAGTGCCTGAACAACATGCAGCAGGGCAAGGTCGCGATGTGGTACGACGCCACGTCCGCCGCCGGTTCGCTGGAGGCGAGCGACTCCCCGGTCTCGGGCAAGCTCGGTTACGTCGAGGCGCCGGTCGTCAAGACCAAGAGCTCCGGCTGGCTCTACACCTGGGCCTGGGGCATCCAGAAGGCCAGCAAGCGCCAGGACAACGCCTGGAAGTTCATCTCCTGGGCGTCGAGCAAGAAGTACGAGGAGCTGGTCGGCACCAAGCTCGGCTGGGCGAAGGTGCCGTCGGGTAAGCGCCAGTCGCTCTACGACAACCCGAAGTACCAGGAAGCCGCCTCGGCGTTCTACAAGGTCACCGACCTGGCGATCACCAACGCCGACCCGGAGAACCCCGGTGTGCAGCCCCGACCCGCGCCCGGCATCCAGTTCGTCGGCATCCCCGAATTCACCGACCTGGGGACACAGGTCTCCCAGGAAGTGAGCGCGGCGATCGCCGGTCGGCAGTCGGTCAAGGAAGCGCTGGACAAGGGCCAGGAACTGGCTCAGAAGGTCGCTGACAAATACAAGTGA
- a CDS encoding zinc-dependent alcohol dehydrogenase family protein yields MKAAVISGIGTVEVTTVDDPTPGRREVVVDVSACGLCGTDLHILQGEFAPTLPVVPGHEFAGVIAEVGADVTELRIGDRVAVDPSLYCHECHYCRLGKNNMCERWAAIGVTTAGGAAEYAVAPVANCVKLPDHVRTEDAALIEPLSCAVRGYDVLKSQLGAHVLIYGSGTMGLMMLQLAKRVGAASVDIVDLNPERLKTAVELGVSGSAATPDEFDRPRGWELVIDATGNVNAIQDGLGRVGKGGTFLQFGVSDYAARATIEPYKIYNQEITITGSMAVLHSFERAAELFATGVLDPDVFISDRLPLDQYAAALEQFAAGKGRKIEVLP; encoded by the coding sequence GTGAAAGCTGCCGTCATCAGCGGAATCGGCACCGTCGAGGTGACGACCGTCGACGATCCGACGCCCGGCCGCCGCGAGGTCGTCGTCGACGTCTCCGCCTGCGGCCTCTGCGGCACCGACCTGCACATCCTGCAGGGCGAGTTCGCGCCGACGTTGCCGGTCGTCCCCGGTCACGAGTTCGCCGGGGTGATCGCCGAGGTCGGGGCCGACGTCACCGAGCTGAGAATCGGCGACCGCGTCGCGGTGGACCCGTCGCTGTACTGCCACGAGTGCCACTACTGCCGGCTCGGCAAGAACAACATGTGCGAGCGGTGGGCGGCGATCGGCGTCACGACGGCGGGCGGTGCGGCCGAGTACGCGGTCGCGCCGGTCGCGAACTGCGTCAAGCTGCCCGACCACGTCCGCACCGAGGACGCGGCGCTGATCGAGCCGCTCTCCTGCGCGGTCCGCGGGTACGACGTGTTGAAGTCGCAGCTCGGCGCCCACGTCCTGATCTACGGCTCGGGGACGATGGGCCTGATGATGCTCCAGCTGGCCAAGCGCGTCGGCGCGGCGAGCGTCGACATCGTCGACCTGAACCCGGAACGGCTGAAGACGGCTGTGGAGCTCGGCGTCAGCGGATCGGCCGCCACCCCGGACGAGTTCGACCGGCCGCGCGGCTGGGAGCTGGTCATCGACGCGACCGGCAACGTGAACGCCATTCAGGACGGTCTCGGCCGGGTCGGCAAGGGCGGCACGTTCCTGCAGTTCGGCGTCTCCGACTACGCGGCGCGGGCGACGATCGAGCCGTACAAGATCTACAACCAGGAGATCACGATCACCGGCTCGATGGCCGTGCTGCACAGCTTCGAGCGGGCCGCGGAACTGTTCGCGACCGGCGTGCTCGACCCGGACGTCTTCATCTCCGACCGGCTCCCGCTCGACCAGTACGCGGCTGCGCTGGAGCAGTTCGCGGCGGGGAAGGGACGGAAGATCGAGGTCCTTCCGTGA
- a CDS encoding 1-phosphofructokinase family hexose kinase translates to MILTVTPNPSLDRTFTLTGIRLGELNRAAVDTVEASGKGVNVARALHAVGVRTAVVLPAGGPEGTHLGSLLEAEGLPHRIVATDAPVRTNVTLLEPGRTTKVNAPGSPLTAADADALVTAVADLALGADWVVCSGSLPPDTPPELIGRIVEAGRLAGAQTAVDASGEALAAAVEAGPDVLAPNAEELAELTGRVFPPGGRPLVRAALDAAHTLAGQTGGGVLVSLGPDGAVWVDVEAALHASGPPVTPVNTAGAGDALLAGWLSEGPDPAGRLRTAVAWGTAACLLPSTSGNVAATADLDRIRIYDLGVPAAGP, encoded by the coding sequence ATGATCCTCACCGTTACGCCGAACCCCAGCCTGGATCGCACGTTCACGCTGACCGGCATCCGGCTCGGCGAACTCAACCGGGCCGCGGTCGACACCGTGGAGGCGAGCGGCAAGGGCGTCAACGTCGCCCGAGCTTTGCACGCGGTCGGCGTCCGCACCGCCGTGGTACTGCCTGCGGGCGGACCGGAAGGCACTCACCTGGGCTCGCTGCTGGAGGCCGAAGGCCTCCCGCACCGGATCGTCGCGACCGACGCCCCGGTCCGCACGAACGTGACGCTGCTCGAGCCCGGTCGCACCACGAAGGTCAACGCGCCGGGCAGCCCGCTCACCGCCGCGGACGCCGACGCGCTGGTCACCGCCGTCGCGGACCTGGCACTGGGCGCGGACTGGGTGGTGTGCAGCGGATCGCTCCCGCCGGACACGCCGCCGGAGCTGATCGGCCGGATCGTCGAGGCCGGACGCCTGGCCGGTGCGCAGACTGCGGTGGACGCCTCCGGTGAGGCGCTGGCCGCGGCGGTCGAGGCCGGGCCCGACGTGCTGGCGCCGAACGCCGAGGAGTTGGCGGAGCTCACCGGCCGGGTGTTCCCACCCGGCGGGCGGCCGCTCGTGCGGGCCGCGCTCGACGCGGCGCACACGCTGGCCGGTCAGACCGGCGGCGGGGTCCTGGTCAGCCTCGGGCCGGACGGAGCGGTCTGGGTCGACGTGGAGGCTGCGCTGCATGCGTCCGGACCGCCGGTGACCCCGGTGAACACCGCAGGGGCCGGCGACGCGCTGCTGGCCGGGTGGCTCAGCGAGGGCCCTGATCCGGCTGGGCGGCTCCGGACCGCCGTGGCCTGGGGTACTGCCGCCTGTCTTCTGCCCTCGACCTCGGGGAACGTCGCCGCGACGGCCGACCTCGATCGCATCCGGATCTACGACCTCGGAGTTCCCGCAGCAGGCCCGTAA
- a CDS encoding DeoR/GlpR family DNA-binding transcription regulator, with product MRAEERQHRILARARSDGRVEVSGIAADLAVAPETVRRDLRLLEQHGLVRRTHGGAYPVESAGFETNLANRATLRVPEKRRIAAASVELLGDAETIYIDEGFGPQLVAEALPPGRPLTVITASIPVASHLATKPDTTVYLLGGRVRGRTLATVDHWATQMLAGFVIDLAFLGANGISRRYGLTTPDPAVANVKAQVVRASRRRVFAGVHTKFGVNSFCRFASVADFEAIVTDTGLSAVEAQRYSVLGPQVIRA from the coding sequence ATGCGTGCTGAGGAACGTCAACACCGCATCCTCGCCCGGGCCCGCAGCGACGGTCGGGTAGAGGTGAGCGGCATCGCGGCGGACCTGGCCGTCGCGCCGGAGACCGTCCGCCGCGACCTCCGGCTGCTCGAACAGCACGGGCTGGTCCGGCGCACGCACGGCGGCGCCTACCCGGTGGAGAGTGCCGGCTTCGAGACGAACCTCGCCAACCGTGCGACGCTCCGGGTGCCGGAGAAGCGTCGGATCGCTGCCGCGTCCGTCGAGTTACTCGGGGACGCCGAGACGATCTACATCGACGAGGGCTTCGGCCCGCAACTGGTCGCCGAGGCCCTGCCGCCCGGCCGACCGCTCACCGTGATCACCGCGAGCATCCCGGTCGCGAGCCACCTGGCCACCAAGCCGGATACGACGGTCTACCTGCTCGGCGGCCGGGTGCGCGGCCGGACGCTGGCCACCGTCGACCACTGGGCCACCCAGATGCTCGCCGGGTTCGTCATCGACCTGGCGTTCCTCGGCGCCAACGGCATCTCCCGTCGTTACGGCCTGACGACGCCCGACCCCGCGGTCGCCAACGTCAAGGCCCAGGTCGTCCGGGCATCCCGGCGGCGGGTCTTCGCCGGCGTCCACACGAAGTTCGGCGTGAACAGCTTCTGCCGGTTCGCGTCGGTCGCCGACTTCGAGGCGATCGTCACCGACACCGGCCTGTCCGCCGTCGAAGCGCAGCGCTACTCCGTACTCGGGCCACAGGTGATCCGGGCATGA
- a CDS encoding carbohydrate ABC transporter permease translates to MTAIAPTAEKPAPPSPERTPTALRRAGDWSRRAPLLPALVFLIIVTQLPFVATLVISFMDWNSLYPDQRGFAGVSNYVDVFTDATLRDSVITTIILTVSVVLISLVFGLGIALLLNRSFRGRGAVRTLMIAPFLVVPVAAALLWKHALFNPEYGLLNGVLTWLFGADAPQPDWITEAPLAAVVASLVWQWTPFMMLILLAGLQSQPLDALEAAKVDGASAVQTFRYLTLPHMRRYLELGALLGSIYIVQNFDAVFTLTSGGLGTANLPYTIYTTFYQAHDYGRASAAGVVVVAGTIAIATFALRVVSSLFREEEGRA, encoded by the coding sequence ATGACCGCCATCGCTCCGACCGCAGAGAAACCGGCTCCGCCGAGCCCCGAGCGCACGCCGACCGCGCTGCGCCGGGCCGGGGACTGGTCCCGCCGCGCACCGCTGCTGCCGGCCCTGGTGTTCCTGATCATCGTCACCCAGCTGCCGTTCGTCGCGACGCTGGTGATCTCGTTCATGGACTGGAACTCGCTCTACCCCGACCAGCGCGGGTTCGCCGGCGTCAGCAACTACGTCGACGTGTTCACCGACGCGACGCTGCGCGACTCGGTGATCACCACGATCATCCTCACGGTCTCGGTCGTGCTGATCAGCCTGGTGTTCGGGCTCGGCATCGCGCTGCTGCTCAACCGGTCGTTCCGCGGCCGCGGTGCGGTGCGGACGCTGATGATCGCACCGTTCCTGGTCGTGCCCGTGGCGGCCGCGCTGCTCTGGAAGCACGCGCTGTTCAACCCCGAATACGGCCTGCTGAACGGCGTCCTGACCTGGCTGTTCGGGGCCGACGCACCGCAACCGGACTGGATCACCGAAGCGCCGCTCGCGGCGGTCGTGGCCTCCCTGGTCTGGCAGTGGACGCCGTTCATGATGCTGATCCTGCTCGCCGGCCTGCAGAGCCAGCCGCTCGACGCGCTGGAGGCCGCGAAGGTCGACGGCGCTTCGGCGGTCCAGACGTTCCGGTACCTCACGCTGCCGCACATGCGGCGGTACCTGGAGCTGGGTGCGCTGCTCGGTTCGATCTACATCGTCCAGAACTTCGACGCGGTGTTCACGCTGACGTCCGGCGGCCTGGGCACGGCGAACCTGCCGTACACGATCTACACCACGTTCTACCAGGCACATGACTACGGACGAGCCTCCGCGGCCGGTGTGGTCGTGGTGGCCGGGACGATCGCGATCGCGACGTTCGCGCTGCGGGTCGTCTCGTCCCTGTTCCGTGAAGAGGAGGGTCGGGCATGA
- a CDS encoding NAD(P)-dependent oxidoreductase yields MITVVVGDQFIPAAHYVEALGDGLDVRTATWAGAKGEQHALQQVMEQDGPNGVPPPAELLAAVEPAEALCLHFAPVSAALIAAAPKLRLIAVARSGLENVDVEAATAAGVGVVPAHGRNAGAVAELQLALMLAEARDVARADASVKTGGWRKEFPGTRVELAGRTVGMVGFGHVGRVFAQRVAGFGCRLLAYDPYTPDAALAASGVERAADLDHVFADGDFVLVQARLTPETSRFIGEAQFRLMKPTAYFVNVSRSRLVDSSALYSALAAGRIAGAGLDVFDSEPLPADSPWRTLDNVTITTHFGGDTEDTNRTSTRLVAEAVAELATTGRVARAVNAAALGW; encoded by the coding sequence GTGATCACCGTCGTGGTCGGGGACCAGTTCATCCCGGCCGCGCACTACGTCGAGGCGCTCGGGGACGGCCTCGACGTCCGGACCGCCACCTGGGCCGGGGCGAAGGGCGAGCAGCACGCGCTGCAGCAGGTCATGGAGCAGGACGGGCCGAACGGGGTCCCGCCGCCCGCCGAGCTGCTCGCGGCGGTCGAACCGGCCGAAGCGCTCTGCCTGCACTTCGCGCCGGTCTCGGCGGCCTTGATCGCCGCGGCCCCGAAGCTGCGGCTGATCGCGGTCGCCCGCTCCGGTCTGGAGAACGTGGACGTCGAGGCCGCCACCGCGGCCGGGGTCGGCGTCGTGCCCGCGCACGGCCGGAACGCCGGTGCGGTGGCCGAACTGCAGCTCGCGCTGATGCTGGCCGAGGCCAGGGACGTCGCACGCGCCGACGCCAGCGTGAAAACCGGTGGCTGGCGCAAAGAGTTCCCAGGCACCAGGGTGGAGCTGGCCGGTCGGACCGTCGGGATGGTCGGCTTCGGCCACGTGGGCCGGGTGTTCGCGCAGCGGGTGGCGGGGTTCGGCTGCCGTCTGCTGGCCTACGACCCGTACACCCCGGACGCCGCCCTCGCGGCGTCCGGGGTGGAACGGGCCGCTGACCTGGACCACGTGTTCGCCGACGGTGACTTCGTCCTGGTCCAGGCCCGCCTGACGCCGGAGACGTCGCGGTTCATCGGCGAGGCCCAGTTCCGGCTGATGAAACCGACGGCGTACTTCGTCAACGTGTCCCGGAGCCGGCTGGTCGACTCGTCGGCGCTGTACTCGGCGCTGGCCGCCGGGCGGATCGCCGGTGCCGGGCTCGACGTCTTCGACTCCGAACCGCTGCCCGCGGATAGCCCGTGGCGGACCCTGGACAACGTGACGATCACGACGCACTTCGGCGGCGACACCGAGGACACGAACCGCACGTCCACGCGGCTGGTCGCCGAGGCCGTCGCCGAGCTGGCGACGACCGGCCGGGTGGCCCGTGCGGTCAACGCAGCGGCCCTGGGATGGTGA